A region of the Nitrospinota bacterium genome:
TAAAAAAATGGTGCGCCCGGCTGGATTTGAACCAGCTCGGAGGTTTTCAGGCTAATACAAAGCGCGGATGTAAAGTGTTGCTTGACACTTTACACTGCCTTTGATAGCATTTTTTCCATGGAGATCCGGAATGTGGCTCACCGGGGCCTGCGGCGCTTTATTGAGCGCAATGACGCCTCGGGGCTGGCTCCATCCGCTGTTGAGAAGGTTCGCAACATCGTTACCTTCCTGCAAGAGATGGGGGATGTCAAGGAACTCCGCGAAATCCCAAGCTGGAAAGCCCATCAGCTTTCCGGCGGCCGGAAAGGAACGTGGAGCCTGACGGTTACCCGCAACTGACGGCTCACGTTCAAGGTTGACCAAGACGAAGGGGAAATCTTCGACCTGAATTTTGAAGACTATCACTGAAAGGAGACAACACCAATGATACGCATGGCGCGCCCCTCACACCCAGGGCAGTTCATCAGAATGGAAATAATCGAGCCTCTTGGCCTTACCATAACCAAGGCCGCCGAGATACTTGGCGTGACAAGACCCGCTCTTTCCGCCCTTCTCAATGGTCATTCAGCTTTGTCCCCGGATATGGCATTGCGGATTGAAAAAGCATTCGGCTTAAAGATGGATACCCTGCTCCGGATGCAAACCGCCCATGAGATCGCCGAGGTGCGCGGCAGGGAAAAGAACATCAAGGTGAAACGGTATACCGCCAATCCGCGCCCAGCGTCCGCGCAGACATTCTGAAAAAGGGGAGTGGAAAAGGGCTGGAAAAAATGGTGCGCCCGGCTGGATTTGAACC
Encoded here:
- a CDS encoding HigA family addiction module antidote protein, translated to MIRMARPSHPGQFIRMEIIEPLGLTITKAAEILGVTRPALSALLNGHSALSPDMALRIEKAFGLKMDTLLRMQTAHEIAEVRGREKNIKVKRYTANPRPASAQTF